In Agromyces archimandritae, one genomic interval encodes:
- a CDS encoding acyltransferase family protein, which yields MSGGAETAPRPTIAEAMRGRGNSLGLLRLVLAVLVVFSHAVPLGGWGEDPVFSWSKGQENLGGFAVLGFFAISGYLISRSGMSSAFVPYLWRRVLRIFPAFWLVLLVGIVIVGPIAWFAEGRGLGEYASRWPGGPLWYFLGNWDLRIGQWGIHDIFVETTPYGQAVGYSVFNGSLWTLAYEFFCYLLIGALVLFGLIRRAPWIVPVLTAVFFVLQVIRLVSLEAFALVLGPFADPYLVNLTLVFLWGSVLAVYGSRVPIDDRAGWASVVLVFGTAAFGGFGIIGLPALGYALLWAAVRLPEPMRRVGARNDYSYGLYLYGFLAQQLLAYFGLHLLGYVPYVLGALLLAGACAVASWHLVERPALELKNRGPGRGARYWIDRARNRRPKAGTRTEGKL from the coding sequence ATGTCTGGCGGCGCCGAGACCGCACCGAGGCCCACGATCGCCGAGGCGATGCGGGGGCGCGGCAATTCGCTCGGGCTGCTGCGGCTCGTGCTCGCGGTGCTCGTCGTCTTCTCGCATGCGGTGCCGCTCGGCGGCTGGGGCGAGGACCCGGTGTTCTCGTGGAGCAAGGGGCAGGAGAACCTGGGCGGCTTCGCAGTCCTCGGCTTCTTCGCGATCAGCGGCTACCTCATCTCCCGCAGCGGTATGTCGTCGGCGTTCGTCCCCTACCTCTGGCGGCGGGTCCTGCGCATCTTCCCGGCCTTCTGGCTCGTGCTGCTCGTCGGCATCGTCATCGTCGGTCCCATCGCCTGGTTTGCCGAGGGGCGCGGACTCGGCGAGTATGCGAGTCGTTGGCCTGGGGGGCCACTGTGGTATTTCCTCGGCAACTGGGATCTTCGAATCGGGCAGTGGGGAATCCACGACATTTTCGTCGAGACGACTCCGTACGGCCAGGCGGTGGGATACAGCGTGTTCAACGGTTCGCTGTGGACGCTCGCCTATGAGTTCTTCTGCTATCTGCTCATCGGCGCGCTGGTGTTGTTCGGTCTCATTCGTCGGGCGCCCTGGATCGTGCCGGTACTGACCGCCGTATTCTTCGTGCTCCAGGTGATTCGTCTCGTCTCGCTCGAAGCGTTCGCGCTGGTGCTCGGCCCCTTTGCCGACCCCTATCTCGTGAACCTCACGCTCGTGTTCCTCTGGGGATCCGTTCTCGCGGTCTATGGCTCACGGGTCCCCATCGACGATCGAGCGGGTTGGGCGTCGGTGGTGCTCGTGTTCGGCACCGCCGCCTTCGGAGGGTTCGGGATCATCGGGCTTCCGGCACTCGGCTACGCACTGCTGTGGGCGGCGGTGCGCCTGCCCGAACCGATGAGACGCGTCGGGGCGCGCAACGACTACTCGTACGGGCTGTACCTCTACGGATTCCTTGCGCAGCAGCTTCTCGCGTATTTCGGGCTGCATCTCCTCGGGTACGTGCCGTACGTGCTCGGTGCGCTGCTGCTCGCCGGTGCGTGCGCTGTCGCGAGCTGGCACCTCGTCGAGCGCCCCGCGCTCGAACTCAAGAACCGCGGCCCAGGCCGCGGCGCGCGCTATTGGATCGATCGAGCGAGGAACCGCAGGCCGAAGGCCGGGACGCGGACCGAAGGGAAGCTGTGA
- a CDS encoding glycosyltransferase family 2 protein gives MVAELSNTLIVIPALNESGSVASVVDEVHRHLPGVRLLVVDDGSTDDTAAVARAAGATVVSLPFNLGVGGAMRVGFNYALEHGLDNVVQVDADGQHNPESVRALVAELDHADLVIGARFAGQGDYEVRGPRRWAMVVLSAALSRIAGAKLSDTTSGFKASGPRAVRLFARHYPAEYLGDTIESLVIATRAGCTVTQVPVSMRPRSAGQPSHHPMKAAIYLGRAAIALAFALMRPAIPLDTSEQQPA, from the coding sequence ATGGTCGCCGAGCTCTCGAACACGCTCATCGTGATCCCCGCACTCAACGAATCAGGCTCAGTCGCGAGCGTCGTCGACGAAGTCCACCGGCATCTGCCGGGCGTTCGGCTGCTCGTCGTCGACGATGGCTCGACCGACGACACTGCCGCCGTCGCACGCGCCGCAGGAGCCACCGTCGTATCGCTCCCGTTCAATCTGGGAGTCGGAGGCGCCATGCGAGTCGGCTTCAACTACGCCCTCGAGCATGGCCTCGACAACGTCGTGCAAGTCGACGCCGACGGTCAGCACAATCCCGAGTCTGTTCGCGCCCTCGTCGCGGAGCTCGACCATGCCGACCTCGTAATCGGGGCCCGTTTCGCCGGACAGGGAGACTACGAGGTCCGCGGCCCGCGCCGCTGGGCCATGGTCGTGCTCTCGGCGGCACTCAGCCGGATCGCCGGCGCGAAGCTGAGCGACACGACATCGGGCTTCAAAGCGAGCGGCCCGCGCGCCGTACGGCTGTTCGCACGCCACTACCCGGCGGAGTATCTCGGCGACACCATCGAGAGTCTGGTGATCGCCACTCGCGCAGGCTGCACCGTCACTCAGGTGCCCGTATCGATGAGGCCCCGCAGCGCGGGCCAGCCATCGCATCATCCGATGAAGGCCGCGATCTACCTCGGACGCGCCGCAATCGCCCTGGCCTTCGCCCTCATGCGACCGGCGATTCCACTCGATACTTCGGAGCAGCAACCCGCATGA
- a CDS encoding DUF2304 domain-containing protein, whose product MSTASYVLGIVSALAVLGVVIEMLRRRRLRERHAVWWLIAGILALIIGVFPGVLVRAADAVGIQVPTNLVFFVSLAVLFLVCLQHSSELTRLESQSQRLAERLALLETRLDESSQPTHQ is encoded by the coding sequence ATGAGCACCGCGTCCTACGTCCTCGGCATCGTTTCCGCGCTCGCGGTGCTCGGCGTCGTCATCGAAATGCTCCGGCGCCGACGCCTCCGTGAGCGTCATGCCGTCTGGTGGTTGATCGCAGGCATCCTCGCACTCATCATCGGCGTGTTCCCGGGCGTGCTCGTCCGGGCAGCAGACGCCGTCGGAATACAGGTGCCCACAAACCTGGTGTTCTTTGTCAGCCTGGCCGTACTCTTCCTCGTCTGCCTGCAACACAGTTCGGAACTCACGCGCCTCGAGTCACAGAGCCAGCGGCTCGCCGAACGACTCGCGCTCCTCGAAACCCGACTCGATGAGTCGTCTCAGCCAACGCATCAGTGA
- a CDS encoding DUF6541 family protein, whose amino-acid sequence MTWTDLALATLAASAIILVPGIALGLVVGLRGFRLWGMAPVFSMTAIVLAGLLAPFAGLAWSVLPVLIVTIVLAVLLGAVRWMTRGHAAPARTPAGRWAWVWAVAVVVAALLIGIRSVQIVGEPGAISQTFDNIFHLNAVRYILDTGSASPLEVGKLTSANLWFYPVGWHEVVTLALQLTGVAIPVAINATWIAFSIVAWPLGALLLARTLAGSTPAVAIGAGVVAAAIPAFPILMVDYGVLYPYHAALALTPAAVAATVAVFRLGREGDGLPLGWSIVAMLGTLPALALTHPGAFVTWLALTLPVAAIALIRFARRSSGRPCAWTIVAFVGYLAVGFVALRVLRPPLEATLWPPIGTTGHAVGDVITVSPYGAKIALVVMVLMIGGIVVAARKRRPADAVALSMFAVAALLYIIVAGVSSATVRQWVTASWYNNTPRLAAVLPMVIVPLAALAVGAAWAWFMRRGFAERRLQGAAGVVVAVVAVAVLAASTQLGRAMTAAVDHAHAGYRATENAALVSPDELELLEELPEFVPEGVAIAGSPWTGAGLAYAIADRPVLMPHTLMDVDEATETINESLATGDDAALCAAIEERNVGFVLDFGDREVHGGDHDYAGLDELANSDAVVLVHAVGDARLYEIVACEAP is encoded by the coding sequence ATGACCTGGACCGATCTCGCCCTCGCGACGCTCGCCGCGTCCGCGATCATCCTGGTTCCCGGCATCGCGCTCGGCCTCGTCGTCGGGCTCCGCGGCTTCCGGCTCTGGGGGATGGCGCCGGTCTTCTCGATGACGGCGATCGTGCTCGCCGGCCTCCTCGCCCCGTTCGCGGGCCTGGCCTGGTCGGTGCTGCCGGTGCTCATCGTCACGATCGTGCTCGCGGTGCTGCTCGGGGCCGTGCGGTGGATGACCCGCGGCCATGCCGCGCCGGCCCGCACCCCCGCCGGCCGCTGGGCGTGGGTGTGGGCGGTCGCGGTCGTCGTCGCAGCGCTGCTCATCGGCATCCGCTCGGTGCAGATCGTCGGCGAGCCGGGAGCGATCTCGCAGACCTTCGACAACATCTTCCATCTGAACGCGGTCCGCTACATCCTCGACACCGGCAGCGCCTCGCCGCTCGAGGTCGGCAAGCTCACCTCGGCGAACCTCTGGTTCTACCCGGTGGGCTGGCACGAGGTCGTCACCCTGGCCCTGCAGCTGACCGGCGTCGCGATCCCCGTCGCGATCAACGCGACCTGGATCGCGTTCTCGATCGTCGCCTGGCCGCTCGGGGCGCTGCTGCTCGCCCGCACCCTGGCCGGCAGCACCCCGGCCGTCGCGATCGGCGCCGGCGTCGTGGCCGCGGCCATCCCGGCGTTCCCGATCCTGATGGTCGACTACGGCGTGCTGTACCCGTACCATGCGGCCCTCGCGCTCACGCCGGCCGCCGTGGCCGCGACGGTCGCGGTCTTCCGCCTCGGTCGCGAGGGCGACGGGCTGCCGCTCGGCTGGTCGATCGTCGCCATGCTGGGCACGCTGCCCGCGCTCGCCCTCACGCATCCGGGTGCGTTCGTCACCTGGCTCGCGCTCACCCTCCCGGTCGCGGCGATCGCGCTCATCCGCTTCGCGCGACGCTCCTCGGGCCGGCCGTGCGCCTGGACAATCGTCGCCTTCGTCGGCTACCTCGCCGTCGGCTTCGTCGCGCTCCGCGTGCTGCGACCGCCGCTGGAGGCGACCTTGTGGCCGCCGATCGGCACCACGGGGCACGCCGTGGGCGATGTGATCACGGTCTCGCCGTACGGCGCGAAGATCGCCCTCGTCGTCATGGTGCTCATGATCGGCGGCATCGTGGTCGCCGCGCGCAAGCGGCGTCCGGCGGATGCCGTCGCCCTCTCGATGTTCGCGGTCGCCGCGCTGCTGTACATCATCGTGGCCGGGGTCTCGAGCGCGACGGTGCGGCAGTGGGTGACCGCCTCCTGGTACAACAACACGCCGCGGCTGGCGGCGGTGCTGCCGATGGTCATCGTCCCGCTCGCTGCGCTCGCCGTCGGCGCGGCATGGGCGTGGTTCATGCGGCGCGGCTTCGCGGAGCGACGCCTGCAGGGCGCGGCAGGCGTCGTGGTCGCCGTCGTCGCGGTGGCGGTGCTCGCGGCATCCACCCAGCTCGGCCGGGCGATGACCGCGGCGGTCGATCACGCCCACGCCGGCTACCGCGCGACCGAGAACGCGGCACTCGTCTCGCCCGACGAGCTCGAGCTGCTCGAGGAGCTGCCCGAGTTCGTGCCCGAGGGCGTCGCGATCGCAGGCAGCCCGTGGACGGGCGCCGGCCTCGCCTATGCGATCGCCGACCGCCCGGTGCTCATGCCGCACACCCTCATGGACGTCGACGAGGCGACCGAGACCATCAACGAATCGCTCGCGACGGGCGACGATGCGGCGCTCTGCGCGGCGATCGAGGAACGGAACGTCGGGTTCGTGCTCGACTTCGGCGACCGCGAGGTGCACGGCGGCGACCACGACTACGCGGGCCTCGACGAGCTCGCCAACTCGGACGCCGTCGTGCTCGTGCACGCCGTGGGCGATGCCCGCCTGTACGAGATCGTCGCATGCGAGGCGCCATGA
- a CDS encoding ABC transporter permease yields MTNPASADLTGFSVPGSGRGILDVFKYGYLLRLLIRKGTQTRYHGSVLGWIWSYVKPAAQFLIYYLILGVLLGFSRGIDHFPIYMFSGIVVVNLFNEAFSNATKSIVNNKALVKKIYLPRELFPIADVFIAFVHFLPQLAILLAVVLLFGWAPTLVQLAGIFLALILVVTLALGLGLFFGAINVTFRDAQNFVEIILMFTTWLSPVLYSFALVREKAPEWLFDLYMINPLTSAVELFHSAFWYPSLNPDMLDTAARPDNIWAFAGIGLVIALVILAFGQFVFRKVEGRFAQDL; encoded by the coding sequence GTGACGAACCCCGCCTCCGCTGACCTCACGGGCTTCAGCGTCCCCGGCAGCGGCCGAGGCATCCTCGATGTCTTCAAGTACGGCTATCTGCTGCGGCTCCTCATCCGCAAGGGCACCCAGACCCGCTACCACGGCTCCGTGCTCGGCTGGATCTGGTCCTACGTCAAGCCGGCCGCCCAGTTCCTGATCTACTACCTGATCCTCGGCGTGCTGCTCGGCTTCAGCCGCGGCATCGACCACTTCCCGATCTACATGTTCTCGGGCATCGTCGTCGTGAACCTCTTCAACGAGGCCTTCAGCAATGCGACGAAGTCGATCGTGAACAACAAGGCCCTCGTCAAGAAGATCTACCTGCCGCGCGAGCTCTTCCCCATCGCCGACGTCTTCATCGCCTTCGTGCACTTCCTGCCGCAGCTGGCGATCCTGCTCGCCGTGGTGCTGCTGTTCGGCTGGGCGCCGACGCTCGTGCAGCTCGCGGGCATCTTCCTCGCCCTCATCCTCGTGGTCACGCTCGCCCTCGGGCTCGGGCTCTTCTTCGGGGCGATCAACGTCACCTTCCGCGATGCGCAGAACTTCGTCGAGATCATCCTCATGTTCACGACGTGGCTCTCCCCCGTGCTCTACTCCTTCGCCCTGGTGCGCGAGAAGGCGCCCGAGTGGCTCTTCGACCTGTACATGATCAATCCGCTCACCTCGGCGGTCGAGCTCTTCCACTCCGCGTTCTGGTACCCGTCGCTGAACCCGGACATGCTCGACACGGCCGCCCGCCCCGACAACATCTGGGCCTTCGCGGGCATCGGCCTCGTCATCGCGCTCGTCATCCTCGCCTTCGGGCAGTTCGTCTTCAGGAAGGTCGAGGGTCGTTTTGCACAAGACCTCTGA
- a CDS encoding ABC transporter ATP-binding protein, translating to MHKTSEQQPRIIIESVSKTFNLRTTQSLKELFVAWTKRKKLVNSFQALDGIDITVGEGESVAILGYNGSGKSTLLKLISGVLRPDQGRILTRGRVAGLIEVGAGFHPDLSGRENVYLNAAILGMSKTEIDERFDDIVAFSEIGDFIDTEVKHYSSGMFIRLAFSVAIHTELDILLVDEVLAVGDAPFREKCKAKIRELAQQKKTMFIVSHDIGMIKELCDRGVVIRRGKQIFDGPVAEAVDVLKQSTR from the coding sequence TTGCACAAGACCTCTGAGCAGCAGCCCCGGATCATCATCGAGAGCGTCTCGAAGACCTTCAACCTGCGCACGACGCAGTCGCTGAAAGAGCTCTTCGTCGCCTGGACGAAGCGCAAGAAGCTCGTCAACTCCTTCCAGGCGCTCGACGGCATCGACATCACGGTCGGCGAGGGCGAGTCGGTCGCGATCCTCGGGTACAACGGATCGGGCAAGTCGACGCTCCTGAAGCTCATCTCCGGCGTTCTCCGGCCCGATCAGGGCCGCATCCTCACCCGCGGCCGCGTCGCCGGCCTCATCGAGGTCGGTGCGGGCTTCCACCCCGACCTCTCCGGCCGTGAGAACGTCTACCTGAACGCGGCGATCCTCGGGATGTCGAAGACCGAGATCGACGAGCGGTTCGACGACATCGTCGCGTTCTCCGAGATCGGCGACTTCATCGACACCGAGGTCAAGCACTACTCCTCGGGCATGTTCATCCGCCTGGCGTTCTCGGTCGCGATCCACACCGAGCTCGACATCCTCCTCGTCGACGAGGTGCTCGCCGTCGGCGACGCGCCCTTCCGCGAGAAGTGCAAGGCGAAGATCCGCGAGCTCGCCCAGCAGAAGAAGACCATGTTCATCGTCAGCCACGACATCGGGATGATCAAGGAGCTCTGCGACCGCGGCGTCGTCATCCGCCGCGGCAAGCAGATCTTCGACGGCCCCGTCGCCGAGGCCGTCGACGTCCTGAAGCAGAGCACGCGCTGA
- a CDS encoding bifunctional cytidylyltransferase/SDR family oxidoreductase: protein MSTTRTIAVVLAGGIGTRVGLGIPKQLIRIAGKAIVDHTLEALSASERIDEILVMMNADSLHELDYLRGDPRFPKLRDILPGGETRNDTTKLALDALPADDDVKVLFHDAVRPFIDDRIIGDCIDALDEFDAVDTAIASADTIIQVDDDVITDIPTRSRLRRGQTPQGFRLGTIRRAYELAADDPDFTATDDCGVVFTYLPEVPIRVVEGSAENMKITEPLDLAIADKIFQMQTAGLADFGGAFDLDLTGRSVVVFGGSYGIGASIAELAEQAGARVYPFSRSTTGTDVTSRKSVREALERAAADGPIDYVVVTAGVLAIAPLVETKRKTLRKTLEVNLLAPAKVAQEAYPYLAETGGQLLFFTSSSYTRGRAGYSLYSATKAGVVNLTQALADEWADSNVRVNCVNPQRTHTPMRTNAFGEEPAGTLLEPDEVARVSLNVLDAPITGQIIDVRVTDRN, encoded by the coding sequence GTGAGCACCACCCGCACCATCGCCGTCGTCCTGGCCGGCGGCATCGGCACACGCGTCGGGCTCGGCATCCCGAAACAGCTCATCCGCATCGCCGGCAAGGCGATCGTCGACCACACCCTAGAGGCCCTGAGCGCGAGCGAGCGCATCGACGAGATCCTCGTCATGATGAACGCCGACTCGCTGCACGAGCTCGACTATCTGCGCGGCGACCCGCGCTTCCCGAAGCTGCGAGACATCCTCCCCGGCGGTGAGACCCGCAACGACACGACGAAGCTCGCCCTCGACGCCCTGCCCGCAGACGACGACGTGAAGGTGCTCTTCCACGACGCCGTGCGCCCCTTCATCGACGACCGCATCATCGGCGACTGCATCGACGCGCTCGACGAGTTCGATGCCGTCGACACCGCCATCGCCTCGGCGGACACCATCATCCAGGTCGACGACGACGTCATCACCGACATCCCCACCCGTTCACGCCTGCGCCGTGGCCAGACCCCGCAGGGCTTCCGGCTCGGCACCATCCGCCGCGCCTACGAGCTCGCCGCCGACGACCCCGACTTCACCGCGACCGACGACTGCGGCGTCGTGTTCACGTATCTCCCCGAGGTGCCGATCCGGGTCGTCGAGGGCTCGGCCGAGAACATGAAGATCACCGAGCCGCTCGACCTCGCGATCGCCGACAAGATCTTCCAGATGCAGACCGCAGGCCTTGCGGACTTCGGCGGGGCCTTCGACCTCGACCTGACGGGGCGATCGGTCGTCGTCTTCGGCGGCAGCTACGGCATCGGCGCGAGCATCGCCGAACTCGCCGAGCAGGCCGGCGCACGCGTGTACCCGTTCTCGCGGTCCACGACCGGAACCGACGTGACGAGCCGCAAGTCCGTGCGGGAAGCCCTCGAGCGCGCCGCGGCGGACGGGCCGATCGACTACGTCGTCGTGACGGCGGGCGTGCTCGCCATCGCCCCCCTCGTCGAGACGAAGCGCAAGACCCTCCGCAAGACGCTCGAGGTCAACCTCCTCGCTCCCGCCAAGGTCGCGCAGGAGGCGTACCCCTACCTCGCCGAGACCGGCGGGCAGCTGCTGTTCTTCACCTCGAGCTCGTACACGCGTGGCCGCGCCGGCTACAGCCTCTACTCGGCGACGAAGGCCGGCGTCGTGAATCTCACCCAGGCCCTCGCCGACGAGTGGGCCGACTCGAACGTGCGCGTGAACTGCGTCAATCCGCAGCGCACCCACACGCCGATGCGCACGAACGCCTTCGGCGAGGAGCCGGCCGGAACCCTGCTCGAGCCCGATGAGGTCGCGCGAGTCAGCCTGAACGTCCTCGACGCGCCGATCACCGGTCAGATCATCGATGTCCGCGTCACCGACCGCAACTGA
- a CDS encoding acyltransferase family protein — protein MSASPTATEARPGSTEPTPARSFRPEIQALRAVAVLLVLVYHLWPNRLTGGFIGVDVFFVISGYLITGHLWSSASHGRLGLVGFYARRIRRLAPASLLVLLVSLLAMLALVPASRWPQFGSEIAASSLLVENWLLASSSVDYLAAEQSASAVQHYWTLSVEEQFYLVWPLLILIIGAVLARRARRRGEPDPVPYASPRSRTVLLTVLGVIGLASFAYSLVITAAEPAQAYFVTPARIWQFAAGGMLALVHAAPGGGRLPSRIAPAASWLGFAVIAATGLLLSGAVPYPGIAAALPVIGTILVMAAGTDASRWSTGRLSSLRPVQEIGRISFGVYLWHWPLIVFVPFWTGHALTLPEKLAIFAASLLLASLSTRYVEDPIRFDRRIAAHRVLTVIAGTVAAALIAVGAVGAVRYADQQADDARAELVSRITGGDPCIGALSVLNRDRCDPVSPPLDPEVVAQAASDRAMPFTEGCIEPLDANTGAVCTSGATNAARTVMLWGDSHAAAWEPAFDVAGDLDGFAVRSVVRQGCPPVIGSPEATVYREIDQTEREQCAHRNEQALDMALQDDAVTDIVLASFSRNYRFTSDEASDALVERLLDSGKRVYLMNDVPLTGDDASVRVDIPECLAAHSADPETCDRPRSIADPEGTVTDRLEAEARFSAVPVIDPADAICDGESCYMAPGGVPAYFDASHLSASFARTLGPWLADRLI, from the coding sequence ATGTCCGCGTCACCGACCGCAACTGAGGCGAGGCCCGGCTCGACGGAACCGACGCCGGCGCGCTCGTTCAGACCCGAGATCCAGGCGCTGCGGGCCGTCGCCGTCCTCCTCGTCCTCGTCTACCACCTCTGGCCGAACCGGCTCACCGGAGGTTTCATCGGCGTCGACGTCTTCTTCGTCATCTCCGGCTATCTGATCACCGGGCACCTCTGGTCATCGGCCTCGCACGGCCGGCTCGGGCTCGTCGGCTTCTACGCCCGGCGGATCCGCCGGCTGGCGCCGGCGTCGCTGCTCGTGCTCCTCGTCAGCCTTCTCGCGATGCTCGCCCTCGTGCCGGCGTCACGATGGCCCCAGTTCGGCTCGGAGATCGCCGCGAGTTCGCTCCTCGTCGAGAACTGGTTGCTCGCGTCGTCCTCGGTGGACTACCTCGCCGCCGAGCAGTCCGCATCCGCGGTCCAGCACTACTGGACGCTGTCGGTCGAAGAGCAGTTCTACCTGGTCTGGCCGCTGCTCATCCTCATCATCGGGGCAGTGCTCGCGCGGCGCGCCCGCCGGCGAGGCGAGCCGGATCCGGTGCCGTACGCCTCGCCCCGTTCCCGCACGGTGCTGCTCACGGTGCTCGGCGTCATCGGCCTCGCATCCTTCGCCTATTCGCTCGTCATCACGGCCGCCGAACCCGCCCAGGCGTATTTCGTCACCCCCGCGCGGATCTGGCAGTTCGCGGCGGGCGGGATGCTCGCGCTCGTCCACGCCGCGCCGGGCGGCGGACGCCTGCCGTCCCGGATCGCCCCGGCCGCGTCCTGGCTCGGCTTCGCGGTCATCGCGGCGACCGGCCTCCTCCTCAGCGGGGCCGTACCGTACCCGGGCATCGCGGCCGCTCTTCCCGTCATCGGGACGATCCTCGTCATGGCGGCCGGTACCGACGCATCCCGCTGGTCGACGGGTCGGCTCAGCTCGCTGCGCCCGGTGCAGGAGATCGGCCGGATCTCCTTCGGCGTCTATCTCTGGCATTGGCCGCTCATCGTGTTCGTCCCGTTCTGGACGGGGCACGCGCTGACGTTGCCCGAGAAGCTCGCGATCTTCGCCGCCTCCCTCCTGCTCGCCTCCCTGTCGACCCGGTACGTCGAGGATCCGATCCGCTTCGACCGACGCATCGCCGCGCATCGCGTGCTCACCGTCATCGCCGGCACCGTCGCCGCCGCACTGATCGCCGTCGGCGCGGTCGGCGCCGTGCGATACGCGGACCAGCAGGCCGACGACGCGCGCGCCGAACTCGTCTCCCGGATCACCGGCGGAGACCCCTGCATCGGGGCGTTGAGCGTCCTGAACCGCGATCGATGCGACCCCGTCAGCCCGCCACTCGACCCGGAGGTCGTCGCGCAGGCCGCAAGCGACCGGGCGATGCCGTTCACCGAGGGCTGTATCGAGCCGCTCGACGCCAACACGGGCGCGGTATGCACGAGCGGGGCGACGAACGCTGCACGAACGGTCATGCTGTGGGGCGACTCCCATGCGGCCGCCTGGGAGCCCGCATTCGACGTCGCCGGAGATCTCGACGGGTTCGCGGTGCGGTCGGTCGTCCGTCAGGGCTGCCCGCCGGTCATCGGCTCGCCGGAAGCGACCGTGTACCGCGAGATCGATCAGACCGAGCGCGAGCAGTGCGCACACCGGAACGAGCAGGCCCTCGACATGGCGCTGCAGGACGACGCCGTCACCGACATCGTCCTCGCCTCCTTCTCGCGCAACTACCGCTTCACGTCGGACGAGGCCTCCGATGCTCTCGTCGAACGGCTGCTCGACTCCGGCAAACGCGTCTACCTCATGAACGACGTCCCGCTGACCGGTGATGATGCGTCGGTTCGGGTCGATATCCCCGAGTGTCTCGCTGCGCATTCCGCCGACCCCGAAACGTGTGATCGCCCCCGATCCATCGCGGACCCCGAGGGGACGGTCACGGACCGGTTGGAGGCTGAAGCACGTTTCTCGGCCGTCCCGGTCATCGACCCTGCCGACGCGATCTGCGACGGCGAGTCCTGCTACATGGCCCCGGGCGGGGTCCCCGCGTACTTCGACGCGAGCCATCTCAGCGCGAGCTTCGCGCGCACCCTCGGCCCCTGGCTCGCCGACCGCCTCATCTAG